The Desulfatibacillum aliphaticivorans DSM 15576 genome includes a window with the following:
- a CDS encoding cobalamin B12-binding domain-containing protein: MITEDLYNEYFNHLLGGRRIECTRIVQGLLDQRIDIKELYVDLFQKSLYETGRLWETNKISVAREHLVTAITENLLNLVYPRLFHEEKNDKKAVISCTANEFHQIGGKMAADILETHGWSSYFLGANTPLDHMLAFIDEVKPDLVGMSLSVYFNMPSLIQGIEAVKAEFGSLDIAVGGQGLNWGGADKIKKYANTFCVFSLAELEKI, from the coding sequence ATGATAACGGAAGATTTATACAACGAGTATTTCAATCATCTCCTGGGCGGCCGGCGGATCGAATGCACTCGCATCGTGCAAGGCCTGCTTGATCAAAGAATCGATATTAAAGAGCTATATGTCGATTTGTTTCAGAAAAGCCTTTATGAAACAGGACGCCTTTGGGAAACCAACAAAATTTCCGTCGCCAGGGAGCATCTGGTCACCGCCATTACGGAAAACCTTCTGAATTTGGTCTATCCTCGCTTATTTCATGAAGAAAAAAACGATAAAAAAGCCGTGATCTCATGCACCGCCAACGAGTTCCACCAAATCGGCGGCAAAATGGCCGCAGACATACTTGAGACCCATGGATGGAGTTCCTATTTTTTAGGGGCAAACACTCCTTTGGATCATATGCTTGCTTTCATAGACGAGGTGAAGCCTGATCTTGTGGGCATGTCGTTAAGCGTCTACTTTAACATGCCTTCACTGATACAAGGTATTGAGGCCGTAAAGGCGGAGTTCGGCAGTCTTGATATCGCCGTAGGCGGGCAAGGTCTTAACTGGGGCGGGGCGGATAAAATCAAAAAATATGCCAACACTTTTTGTGTGTTTTCCTTGGCGGAACTAGAAAAAATATAA
- a CDS encoding thiolase family protein, with translation MENVYIIGLGMIRFQKYPDRTVRDMAQEATNLALADAGITKEDLTAAYFSNTFWGMYTNQHSIRGQCILRSMGIGCIPVTNVENACAGASTALNLAVMGVKSGAHDVALALGSEKITHENKGFALGAYASCMDLERIEDSIKLFEEMGKRLSSGQADQDGAPGEGRSIFMDAYAMGCRWHMQTFGSTQEQLALICSKNHFHGSLNPLAQYQSVMTPEEVLADKKVAYPLTRAMCAPVGDGAAAAIVCSESYLKKLKDPRPVKILASILGTGRDRDLDGEDIGERLVKIAYDKAGVGPRDISLAELHDATTYGELHQTEAMGFCPMGEGGPWAETGATRLGGKQPVNTSGGLECRGHPIGASGLAQIYELGIQLRGEAGQRQVEGARLGLAENGGGNIGVEEAAMCIHILEKAN, from the coding sequence ATGGAAAACGTTTACATCATCGGCCTTGGGATGATCCGGTTTCAAAAATACCCGGACCGGACCGTCCGCGACATGGCCCAGGAGGCGACCAACCTGGCCCTGGCCGACGCAGGCATTACCAAGGAAGACCTGACCGCAGCGTACTTCTCCAACACCTTTTGGGGAATGTACACCAACCAGCATTCCATCCGGGGCCAGTGCATTCTGCGCTCCATGGGCATTGGCTGCATCCCCGTAACCAACGTGGAAAACGCCTGCGCGGGCGCGTCCACGGCTTTGAATCTGGCGGTCATGGGCGTCAAGTCCGGCGCCCACGACGTGGCCCTGGCCTTGGGATCGGAAAAAATCACCCACGAAAACAAGGGATTCGCCCTGGGCGCCTACGCCTCGTGCATGGACCTGGAGCGGATCGAGGATTCCATCAAGCTCTTTGAGGAAATGGGCAAGCGCCTGAGCTCCGGCCAGGCGGACCAGGACGGCGCACCCGGCGAAGGCCGCAGCATCTTTATGGACGCCTACGCCATGGGATGCCGGTGGCACATGCAGACTTTCGGCTCCACCCAGGAGCAATTGGCGCTCATTTGCTCCAAGAACCATTTTCATGGGTCCCTGAACCCTTTGGCTCAATATCAGTCCGTGATGACGCCCGAAGAGGTTCTGGCTGACAAAAAGGTGGCCTATCCCCTGACCCGCGCCATGTGCGCGCCCGTGGGCGACGGCGCGGCGGCGGCCATCGTGTGCTCGGAAAGCTATTTGAAAAAACTGAAAGACCCCAGGCCCGTGAAGATTCTGGCCTCCATTCTGGGAACCGGGCGGGATCGGGATCTGGACGGCGAGGACATCGGCGAGCGGCTGGTCAAGATCGCTTACGATAAGGCGGGAGTCGGCCCCCGGGACATCAGCCTTGCCGAATTGCATGACGCCACCACCTACGGCGAACTGCACCAGACCGAAGCCATGGGATTCTGCCCCATGGGCGAAGGAGGCCCCTGGGCCGAAACCGGCGCCACCCGCCTGGGAGGCAAGCAGCCCGTGAACACCTCGGGCGGTTTGGAATGCCGCGGCCATCCCATCGGCGCCTCGGGCCTGGCCCAGATTTACGAACTGGGCATCCAGCTTCGGGGAGAAGCGGGCCAGCGGCAGGTTGAAGGGGCGCGCCTAGGCCTGGCCGAAAACGGCGGCGGCAACATCGGCGTGGAGGAAGCGGCCATGTGCATTCACATCCTGGAAAAGGCCAACTAA
- a CDS encoding nitroreductase family protein, protein MFDNWKQAYLPDSTFPDRKVDKELCSRCKRCYEACPTFGLDLDEEGYPVPIGYGGMEQACLNCWNCVAVCPTGAMQMDGPYKVELGPFKTQLQGAMAYPDPLGLDGTRPYEDFCEDLTPVERTIYERRSNRLFKKKPVPKELIKRVLEAGRFAPSAGNCQPYKFIVITNKNAIKTIEREAMKTLKFFKNLYHNKDGKKPAWKTALFTALSQVMVNEMDPRPYTAVEKAERWDDAIYWDCPAMIMLLKNTHGISNPDLDLGICAQNMVLAAHSLGLGTCYISLSIKPLHYPHMKSFKRKLGVTPPWEPVTSIALGYPKGKIDAAVKRDSPMVDWIE, encoded by the coding sequence ATGTTTGACAATTGGAAGCAAGCCTACCTGCCGGACTCCACCTTTCCCGATCGCAAGGTGGATAAGGAATTATGCAGCCGATGCAAACGCTGCTACGAAGCATGCCCAACTTTCGGCCTGGACCTGGACGAAGAAGGCTATCCCGTACCCATCGGCTACGGCGGCATGGAGCAGGCCTGCCTGAATTGCTGGAACTGCGTGGCCGTCTGCCCCACGGGCGCCATGCAAATGGACGGCCCCTACAAGGTGGAGCTAGGGCCCTTCAAAACCCAGCTACAAGGCGCCATGGCCTATCCCGACCCCTTGGGCCTGGACGGAACAAGACCTTACGAGGATTTTTGCGAAGATCTGACCCCGGTGGAGCGCACCATCTATGAACGCCGCTCCAACCGCCTGTTCAAGAAAAAGCCGGTGCCCAAGGAGTTGATCAAGCGCGTTTTGGAAGCCGGGCGTTTTGCGCCCTCCGCCGGAAACTGCCAGCCCTACAAATTCATTGTGATCACCAACAAAAACGCCATCAAGACCATAGAACGCGAGGCCATGAAGACCCTCAAGTTCTTCAAGAACCTGTACCACAACAAGGACGGTAAAAAGCCCGCGTGGAAAACCGCTTTGTTCACCGCTCTCAGTCAGGTGATGGTCAATGAAATGGACCCCCGGCCTTACACCGCCGTGGAAAAGGCCGAGCGCTGGGACGACGCCATTTACTGGGACTGTCCGGCCATGATCATGCTTTTGAAAAACACCCACGGCATCAGCAATCCGGATCTGGACCTGGGCATCTGCGCCCAGAACATGGTCCTGGCGGCTCATTCCCTGGGCCTGGGCACGTGCTACATCAGCCTGTCCATCAAGCCCTTGCACTACCCGCACATGAAATCATTCAAAAGAAAACTGGGCGTAACGCCCCCATGGGAGCCTGTGACCTCCATCGCCCTGGGATACCCCAAAGGCAAGATAGACGCAGCGGTCAAAAGGGACTCGCCCATGGTAGATTGGATCGAATAG
- a CDS encoding AMP-binding protein, protein MPGNLESLPIYQLVGAKDIDPDKTAYIFVRDDGSDEVISYGALFDNVNRMSRALKSAGIGKGDAFALIMRNHAEFLYALFGALSIGAVAVPVDPRSVGRKLSFQINNTKCKGVIVEDNLVGSIREVESDIKGAPVIGVLYKNHHGVAPMDDYPALNEVLESQSPDLPDDLPPLDFAAPAQIIHTSGTTGDPKGVVLKADRYMIYSLLGQIIWQYDDSDVLYTGLSMTHGNAQSVTVIPSLSKGIPAVVSERFTKSKLWDICRKYGCTSYSLLGGMMAGIYNEPPKENDGDNPVVRVISAGTPLAIWEAFEKRFNVKIHEWYGAVEGGLAHQPPGTGAIGSFGKPPEALIEMKVVDENDEEVPPGHLGELVSRMKSGETTVEYYGKKEASAEKTRGGWLRSGDICHTDKDGNFYFDFRKGGGLRRQGDFIQPDYVERIIGEHESVSEVCVYGIPASTGAPGESDLVAAVAPFEGGRVDVEAVKALCLEKLEKNAVPSYFQLVDEIPKTISEKALDRVLKDNFAPDAENVTAVF, encoded by the coding sequence ATGCCAGGCAATTTGGAAAGTCTGCCCATTTATCAACTGGTGGGCGCCAAGGACATCGACCCGGATAAAACCGCCTACATTTTCGTCCGGGACGACGGCAGCGATGAAGTCATCTCCTACGGCGCTCTATTCGACAACGTCAACCGCATGTCCCGCGCCCTGAAAAGCGCAGGAATAGGCAAGGGCGACGCCTTCGCCCTCATCATGCGGAACCATGCGGAGTTCCTTTACGCCTTGTTCGGCGCCTTGTCCATCGGGGCGGTGGCCGTGCCCGTGGACCCCAGGTCCGTAGGCCGCAAACTGTCCTTTCAGATCAACAACACCAAGTGCAAAGGCGTGATCGTGGAGGATAACCTGGTGGGCTCCATTCGGGAGGTGGAGAGCGACATCAAAGGCGCGCCTGTGATCGGAGTCTTGTACAAGAACCACCACGGCGTAGCGCCCATGGACGACTACCCGGCCCTTAACGAGGTTCTGGAATCCCAAAGCCCGGACCTGCCAGACGACCTGCCGCCTTTGGATTTCGCCGCGCCCGCCCAGATCATCCACACCTCGGGCACCACGGGCGATCCCAAGGGCGTGGTTTTGAAGGCCGACAGGTACATGATCTACTCCCTGTTGGGACAGATCATCTGGCAATACGACGACTCGGACGTCCTTTACACCGGCCTGTCCATGACCCATGGCAACGCCCAATCGGTCACGGTCATCCCAAGCCTATCCAAGGGCATACCCGCCGTGGTTTCCGAACGCTTCACCAAAAGCAAGCTGTGGGACATCTGCCGCAAATACGGGTGCACGTCCTATTCGCTCTTGGGCGGCATGATGGCCGGCATTTACAACGAACCTCCCAAGGAAAACGACGGCGACAACCCCGTGGTCCGGGTGATCAGCGCGGGCACGCCCCTGGCTATTTGGGAGGCCTTTGAAAAACGGTTTAACGTCAAGATCCACGAATGGTACGGCGCTGTGGAAGGCGGCCTGGCCCATCAGCCTCCCGGGACCGGCGCCATCGGCTCTTTCGGCAAACCGCCCGAAGCCCTCATCGAAATGAAAGTGGTGGACGAAAACGACGAGGAAGTTCCTCCCGGCCACCTGGGCGAGTTGGTTTCCAGGATGAAAAGCGGCGAAACCACCGTGGAGTATTACGGAAAAAAGGAAGCCTCGGCGGAAAAAACCCGGGGCGGCTGGCTTAGAAGCGGGGACATCTGCCACACGGACAAGGACGGCAACTTTTATTTTGACTTCCGCAAGGGCGGCGGGCTTCGCAGGCAGGGCGATTTTATTCAGCCCGACTACGTGGAGCGCATCATCGGCGAGCACGAGTCCGTATCCGAAGTCTGCGTGTACGGCATTCCCGCCTCCACGGGAGCGCCCGGAGAGTCCGATCTGGTGGCGGCCGTCGCCCCGTTTGAGGGAGGCCGGGTGGACGTGGAAGCCGTCAAAGCCCTGTGCCTGGAAAAGCTGGAGAAAAACGCCGTGCCGTCCTATTTTCAGTTGGTGGACGAAATTCCCAAGACCATCAGCGAAAAGGCCCTGGACCGGGTGTTGAAGGATAATTTCGCCCCCGACGCGGAAAACGTGACGGCGGTGTTTTGA
- a CDS encoding acyl-CoA dehydrogenase family protein, with protein MTYNELNIDLTEEQIALKRETHKFAKEVMRPASIELDQLADPEEVIKSPVYWNVMKKGYELGYHSIFIPDTWGGMGLDPLDVHIVLEELGWGAGGMAIGLCVGCFPAFFSSMVPTDKLIDDVILPFCECDDASFIGCWGITEPEHGTDTLSPGTEMFSNPDISCDVKARLDGDEWVISGQKSAWVSNGTVATHCLCFLTIEPSMGMAGGGICVIPTDLPGVRKGKPLDKMGQRDLNQGELYFDNVRIPRDYMMVDQEAYDGILDLTLATANASMGAIFTGVARSAFDLALDYSKKRIQGGKPIFQHQMIKHKLFSMFMKVEAARALSRAAFVYNLNNSPPLTEYSIASKVFCTQTALEVANDAVQIFGGVGLSKEYPIEKIFRDARASLIEDGANDTLMITAAHHF; from the coding sequence ATGACTTACAACGAACTCAACATTGACCTCACGGAAGAACAGATCGCCCTGAAACGGGAGACTCACAAATTCGCCAAGGAAGTAATGCGGCCTGCGTCCATTGAACTGGACCAGTTGGCCGATCCCGAGGAAGTCATCAAAAGCCCGGTTTATTGGAACGTCATGAAAAAAGGCTACGAGCTGGGCTATCACTCCATTTTCATCCCGGACACCTGGGGCGGCATGGGCCTGGATCCCCTGGACGTGCATATCGTCCTGGAGGAGCTTGGCTGGGGCGCGGGCGGCATGGCCATCGGCCTGTGCGTGGGATGCTTCCCGGCGTTTTTCAGCTCCATGGTTCCTACGGACAAACTCATCGACGACGTCATACTGCCGTTCTGCGAATGCGACGACGCCTCCTTTATCGGATGCTGGGGCATCACCGAGCCCGAGCACGGCACAGACACCCTGTCTCCGGGCACGGAAATGTTTTCCAATCCGGACATCTCCTGCGACGTCAAGGCCCGTCTGGACGGCGACGAATGGGTGATTTCCGGCCAGAAATCCGCCTGGGTCTCCAACGGAACCGTGGCAACCCACTGCCTGTGCTTTTTGACCATCGAGCCTTCCATGGGCATGGCCGGCGGCGGCATCTGCGTGATTCCCACGGACCTGCCCGGCGTCCGAAAAGGCAAGCCCCTGGACAAAATGGGCCAGCGCGACCTGAACCAGGGGGAATTGTATTTCGATAATGTGCGCATTCCCAGGGATTATATGATGGTGGACCAGGAAGCCTACGACGGCATTCTGGATCTTACCCTGGCCACGGCCAACGCGTCCATGGGCGCCATCTTTACGGGCGTGGCAAGGTCGGCTTTCGACCTGGCTTTGGATTACTCCAAAAAGCGCATCCAGGGAGGCAAGCCCATTTTTCAGCACCAGATGATCAAGCACAAGCTGTTTTCCATGTTCATGAAGGTGGAAGCGGCCCGCGCCTTGTCCCGGGCCGCCTTTGTGTACAACCTGAACAATTCGCCGCCTTTGACCGAGTACTCCATCGCCTCCAAGGTCTTTTGCACTCAGACCGCTTTGGAAGTGGCCAACGACGCGGTGCAGATTTTCGGCGGCGTCGGCTTGAGCAAGGAGTATCCCATTGAAAAGATTTTCAGGGACGCCCGGGCCTCTTTGATCGAGGACGGCGCCAACGACACCCTGATGATCACGGCGGCGCACCATTTTTAA
- a CDS encoding SCP2 sterol-binding domain-containing protein encodes MPVFESTEKMYEVLGGLFTGLMNDEEVFEKALKANITILFNISEPNGQIWLDPKSQGVICGKADLKPDVTMELSGDTCHHFWLKNISLPVAIAKRKVKTKGPLPKVLKLLPLLKPAHEAYPEIAKANNLPL; translated from the coding sequence ATGCCAGTATTTGAAAGTACGGAAAAAATGTACGAAGTCCTGGGGGGGCTGTTTACCGGTTTGATGAACGACGAGGAAGTTTTTGAAAAGGCCTTGAAAGCCAATATCACCATTTTGTTCAATATTTCCGAGCCAAACGGCCAGATTTGGCTGGATCCAAAAAGCCAGGGCGTCATTTGCGGCAAGGCCGACCTCAAGCCGGACGTCACCATGGAGCTCTCCGGCGACACCTGCCATCATTTTTGGCTGAAAAACATTTCCTTGCCCGTGGCCATCGCCAAGAGAAAGGTCAAAACCAAGGGGCCTCTGCCCAAGGTGCTCAAGCTCCTGCCCCTGCTCAAGCCCGCCCACGAAGCCTATCCCGAAATCGCCAAGGCCAACAACCTTCCCCTCTAA
- a CDS encoding TetR/AcrR family transcriptional regulator: MPPIPELEEIRRKQIIDAALLTISNKGYAKATMAEIAQAANMSKGGLAHYFKTKRELFQEAFTEFYRMIFERVEREAAEIEDPLDKLLGFESLFAAADPDVVWGYPLLFDCMSVAGRDPEYRVLFSDWVDKWVDLLSRIIREGVEAGLFSPLKPEPMARAISAVYQGIATRWFLARKDHSRDWALESYHNAIRGLMAPYIIANHT, encoded by the coding sequence ATGCCCCCAATTCCCGAATTGGAAGAAATCCGCCGCAAGCAGATCATAGACGCCGCGCTGCTCACCATATCCAACAAAGGGTACGCCAAGGCCACCATGGCGGAAATCGCCCAGGCGGCCAATATGTCCAAGGGCGGGCTCGCCCATTATTTTAAAACCAAGCGGGAGCTTTTTCAGGAGGCATTCACCGAGTTTTACCGCATGATTTTTGAAAGGGTGGAGCGCGAGGCCGCAGAGATAGAAGATCCCCTGGACAAGCTCCTGGGTTTTGAAAGCCTGTTCGCCGCCGCCGATCCGGACGTGGTGTGGGGATACCCTCTCCTGTTTGACTGCATGTCCGTGGCCGGGCGCGATCCCGAGTATCGCGTGCTGTTCAGCGACTGGGTGGACAAATGGGTGGATCTTTTGTCCCGGATTATCCGGGAGGGCGTGGAGGCCGGCCTATTTTCGCCGCTCAAGCCCGAACCCATGGCCCGGGCCATATCCGCCGTGTACCAGGGGATAGCCACAAGATGGTTTTTGGCCAGGAAGGACCACAGCCGGGACTGGGCTTTGGAGTCGTATCATAACGCCATCCGGGGGCTTATGGCCCCTTATATAATTGCCAATCATACATAA
- a CDS encoding amidohydrolase family protein, with the protein MNSFLKIKAGWIIDGTSAPAAENIILTIENGVIKSLAPAGPETAQSASILDYSDCTILPGLTDAHVHLVMSGTTDMEIRETQLFVPYEKSAPVIQRHLEESLKSGVTSIRDGGDWGGHALRFAREDADIPVIAKCAGKAWRADKRYGKLVGRFPKEGQTLARAIAEDGQNPDFIKVVGSGLNSLIEFGKQTPPQFSRQELSQAVQAAKKLGLAIMIHANGDEPVRIAVEAGCQSVEHGFFMGRDNLKRMAEHGTVWVPTAVTMEGYAQSIPDDDPKKAGALKNLEAQMELISQARELGVTLALGTDAGSTGVHHGRSLWREMALFMKAGFSLEEVVKAAAGNGADLLGLKDLGTLAPGKAATLVMVKGSPQDLPASLQQPVGVMVRGKQVV; encoded by the coding sequence ATGAACTCCTTTTTAAAAATAAAAGCCGGCTGGATAATCGATGGAACAAGCGCTCCGGCCGCTGAAAATATTATTTTAACCATTGAAAACGGCGTGATCAAAAGCCTGGCGCCCGCCGGTCCTGAGACAGCCCAATCCGCCTCCATCCTGGACTATTCCGATTGCACCATCCTGCCGGGTCTGACGGACGCCCACGTGCATCTGGTTATGTCTGGAACCACGGACATGGAAATCCGGGAAACCCAGCTTTTCGTTCCCTACGAAAAATCCGCGCCGGTCATCCAAAGACACCTTGAGGAATCTTTGAAAAGCGGCGTGACTTCCATTCGCGACGGAGGCGATTGGGGCGGCCACGCCCTTCGTTTTGCCAGGGAGGATGCAGACATTCCGGTCATCGCCAAATGCGCGGGCAAGGCGTGGAGGGCGGACAAACGCTACGGCAAGCTGGTGGGGCGTTTCCCTAAAGAGGGCCAAACCCTGGCCCGGGCCATCGCCGAAGACGGCCAAAACCCGGATTTCATCAAGGTGGTGGGCTCGGGACTCAACAGCCTGATCGAGTTCGGCAAGCAAACTCCGCCCCAGTTTTCCCGGCAGGAACTATCCCAGGCTGTGCAGGCGGCAAAGAAGCTGGGCCTGGCAATCATGATCCACGCCAATGGGGACGAGCCCGTGCGTATCGCCGTGGAAGCCGGATGCCAGTCCGTGGAGCATGGCTTTTTTATGGGCCGGGACAACCTGAAACGCATGGCCGAACATGGAACCGTGTGGGTCCCCACGGCCGTCACCATGGAAGGCTACGCCCAATCCATCCCGGACGACGACCCGAAAAAGGCCGGCGCCCTGAAAAACCTGGAAGCCCAGATGGAGCTCATCTCCCAGGCCCGGGAACTGGGCGTCACCCTGGCCCTGGGCACGGATGCAGGCAGCACCGGCGTGCATCACGGAAGATCCCTATGGCGTGAGATGGCTTTGTTTATGAAGGCGGGGTTTAGTCTGGAGGAAGTCGTCAAGGCGGCCGCCGGTAACGGCGCTGACCTGTTGGGGCTGAAAGATCTGGGAACCCTCGCTCCCGGCAAGGCCGCAACCCTGGTTATGGTCAAGGGCTCGCCCCAGGACCTGCCCGCCAGCCTGCAGCAACCCGTTGGCGTCATGGTGCGAGGAAAACAGGTCGTTTAA